The DNA region AAGCCCAATTTCCTTTGCAGCATCTTGGTCATTCATTCGCAACACGGCTGGTGATTTAAGTTTCCAGAGCTTGGTAAAAAAAGCGGCAAAGTAGTTGATGATAGGCATCAGAGTACCTTCCTTTTCCAAAATTTTGAGCGCAATGCCTGAGGCTTGGCGTAAATCTCGCTCGGCGATAGCTTTTTGCAAGGCAAATACGTCATACTCTTTGAGCACCGCCACAACATTCAGTACATCTTGACCAGTGATGGTTCGATCGTTCCGAGAACCCACATAGTTGATAATTTTTTGAATTTCGCTGCCCAGTTCGCGAGTGGAATTGCCGACGAAGATGTCAAGGTTGCGGGCTGCTTCAGGAGTGAGTCGCCAACCTAAGCGTGCAGCATATTGCTCGGCAAACTCTGCCCCTGATTTTAGTGGCGCAAATTCGTAGCTCATCTTTTCAAGCCACATGAAAGGCTCTTTTTTCAGCTCCTGCCTGTCGAGCGCACCTGCAACAAGCACCAGCGTGGTCGTAGGCAAGGGGTCTTGTAAGTAACGCAAGAACTCCGTGAGGTGCGCTGCTTGCTTGTCCTTGCTGGATTCCTTGCGCACTTTCTCAAACTGGCGCACAATGACCAGACGTCGCTCAGAAAACATTGAATATTCTGAGGCTACTGAGACAATCGTGCCTAAGCTGATGTCTGGACCGTAGAGCACTACGGTATTTGCAGCTTGCTCCAGCTCACTACTAAACAGGGCACTTTTAAGTGCGCTGAGGGCTTCCTCAATAAGAAAATCCTCTTCGCCAAAGAAGAAGTAAATAGGCTCGAGCTTTTTCTTCTGAAACAGTCTATCGAAATCGGAGAGAGAGGCGTGTCTTGACACAGTTACGATGCTTTATGGCAAGATACGCAGTAGCACGTGCATTTGAAAGAAGACACTGGGGGTTGTGGGCAATACTAGATTCGAACTAGTGACCTTTCGCGTGTGAAGCGAACGCTCTAACCAGCTGAGCTAATTGCCCATTCTTGATGCAACGAGAAATATATTGCCTGCAATGCAAACTTCAAAATCGAAGTAGCGCCAGAAAAGTTTCAAGCAATCTGAGCTGCATAGCTCAGAGATTCAGGGTGGTCAAGTGCAGCCAACAGTAATACAGAGTGCGGCGACTTAGAAGATGCGATGCCGCTTTTTGAGATATGCAAGTAAGGCAATATCGAAGGGCTGAGCTGTGTCAATAGCCACGTAATCAATTCCACTGTCGACTAATGCTTGCTGAAGTGTGCGGGTGCGAGCTTGCAGAGCAGCTTGGTAAGCTGCTTGCAGTTGGCGCGGACTGGTGAAGAGTCGCTCACCAGTTTCAAGGTCAATAACTTCTACATCTGTGGCGAAATCAAAGG from Chloroherpetonaceae bacterium includes:
- the holA gene encoding DNA polymerase III subunit delta; the encoded protein is MSRHASLSDFDRLFQKKKLEPIYFFFGEEDFLIEEALSALKSALFSSELEQAANTVVLYGPDISLGTIVSVASEYSMFSERRLVIVRQFEKVRKESSKDKQAAHLTEFLRYLQDPLPTTTLVLVAGALDRQELKKEPFMWLEKMSYEFAPLKSGAEFAEQYAARLGWRLTPEAARNLDIFVGNSTRELGSEIQKIINYVGSRNDRTITGQDVLNVVAVLKEYDVFALQKAIAERDLRQASGIALKILEKEGTLMPIINYFAAFFTKLWKLKSPAVLRMNDQDAAKEIGLFGGQIYFLKEYRRYAEVFSISDIERALLALHKADLALKGITPQLDEPLLTLDLIQKLVSNTQTLTEP